Proteins encoded in a region of the Ralstonia pseudosolanacearum genome:
- a CDS encoding type III effector, whose translation MSEALGHSRFTGYGAPRPERFPVDGHLPNGQYFNVTGFRGPAINAGDDHVIDRERASYVIDHGEMSYEQAAMYRGYENQPVFSTYETSGYDRSNCVHAHAELGRNMFGWDIQHHQHATPQDLADQMRGLRVDDYSGYSSYRNGNASDSE comes from the coding sequence TTGAGCGAGGCCCTCGGTCACTCGCGGTTCACCGGTTACGGTGCGCCTCGGCCGGAACGTTTCCCGGTCGATGGGCATCTTCCCAACGGCCAGTATTTCAACGTGACCGGTTTCCGGGGGCCGGCCATCAACGCAGGCGACGACCATGTGATTGATCGCGAACGAGCGAGCTATGTGATCGACCATGGCGAAATGTCTTACGAGCAGGCTGCCATGTACAGGGGGTATGAGAACCAGCCGGTCTTTAGTACCTACGAGACGAGCGGCTACGACCGAAGCAACTGCGTGCACGCCCATGCCGAATTGGGTCGGAATATGTTCGGTTGGGACATCCAACATCACCAGCATGCAACGCCGCAGGACTTGGCCGACCAGATGCGCGGCTTAAGGGTCGACGACTACAGCGGCTACAGCAGCTATAGAAACGGCAACGCTAGCGATAGCGAGTAG